The window CTTTAATCCTGTGGGGTGAGGGAGCCCGCGTAGCGCGGTGGTTTGAGCTGCGATACCATTCTCTTACGACCGTGTGGGTCCACGCCGCCTGATGCGAGAGGCCGAATCAATTAATACATCGCCAAGCGTCCGGCAGATTCACTCCATATCACCCTACGACGCCTGTGACTTATTATGCCACACCCTGAAGGTGAGAGCCGCGTAGACACGCACGGTCCTCAGACAAGCCAGCTGTGCGGTGCACTGCCGACAGCTCCGCTCTCGGAGAAGCTTGCATGTGCCCctgctcgcgggcgctggccTCATCACTATGAACCACGGGGAACCCGCTGTAATGTAAACGGCGCGAGTCGTGGCACGCGGCGGGAGCGCCTGGCGTGCACGTCTACGCCGTCAGTCCACAAGTGTTGAAATGCCATTTGCTCCCTTAGAGGGCTCAAGCATTTCTGTAAACCCTAGACCGGCGTCCATGTCCTGCTTACGTCGGCCTTCGCAACCTGCAGGGTCGCTTTTACATGCGCGGAAAATACCGAGCACGATGCACATGCACGCTGCCTTAAAGACCCGTATTTTCGGCAACACGATTCAAGGTGGCGCGTGTTGACCTCGTTTGAGACTGCGTGCATGTGTTTCACGGGCAATCCTAACGCACAAAAGTTTACGTGCAATGCACTGCGAGGTATTTCACCTTTTGATTGAACGACTCTGGTATCTGGTGGAACCCACGCCACCATCATGCAGGTCGTTGACATTCGTCACGGGCATCTCACGTAGAGCCAGGGACTCAGCAATGCGAACGTTTCGACttgaaggagagaagacactTCGTGGTTGCACCCGTGTGCATGCGGCCCCCCCCCGAATCAAATCGTTAGCACAAGGTGAGTTGTAGCACACCTGAACGACCGATGCTGTTTTGCCAGGTACATGAACTGCTGTAGCAGCCACATTCCGCCTGACCGGTATTCAAGGTTGGGAATCGCTAGCATCTTCAGTATCACCAGCGGTACCTGAGGCAGTCGTTGGAGCATCGGCTTCGTCTCCTGACGTGTCGCCAAGAGgtgccgaggcggcggcgtcttccgcggatGCGGCCTGTCCGGCAGCTCCCGCACCATCACCTGAGGTGGGGGGCACCTGTCGACTCCGAGTCTCCTTGACTGCTGTACTGCAGCAGTGAACGCTGTATTTCTTCTACAAGTTGAGCCATCGCGGGACTGGTCAGCGCCTGCATGGGACTCACCCGTTTGGAGCGCGAATGGTGGATGAAGCCGCGGATCAGGCGTACAACGTGCGAGGGCGGCACAACGCCCCAAGGCGTCCTTTTTggctctccgccctcttcgtAGGATAGGACGTAATCATCCGAGATACACCACAGTTGGAGTAAAATTGACCCGAGGCTCGTAACATCAGTCTCCATGGTCGCGTGCGGGCATCCttcagccgcgcgagtcttTCCGCTCCCCTCCTTCATGCACCCGAAATCGGCGAGAAACAGACGCCCGTCCCTCATCAAAAGAATATTTTGTTGTCGCACATCACCGTGCACGACTCCTTGACTTTGGAGGTTGGCCACCAGCCGTATTAGTTGATGGGTTAGTTGCAAGCGGGCAGAATATGCGAAGTCGCCATTACGGCCGAAAAGGCGACACAGCGCATCGATGACTTTCTTCAGGTCCGTGTTTGCCCTGGGCATCAACATGAATGCATTCCCAAGCAAGGCCCGCGAGCCCTGGAGAGCGACAGTGAACGTATTCCTGTTAGGAAACTCCATCACATCGCTGGCGACCAAGAATCGAAGACGGTCTTGAGCTTCCCTGGGGTCCTTGATTGTGCTGAACATCTCACTTGAGCGACCCTCCCTCATCACATCCTTTTGTGATATCTCAAAAGGTGGGCTGCGTGCCACAGGTGCTTTAACGGCGAACGCCTCTCCCGTGTCCACGTCGGATGCCGCGAACACCACACCAAAGCCTCCTACGCCAAACACTGGACcccggcggagccgccgtgTCGCGCGCGTCAACACCGACACCACTTCCGCGACAGTATCCTGTGGCCACAACGTTTCTCCAAGCAAATTGTCCAAACTGTTGTACGCCTGCACGGCGCGTTCGTCGTCCTGGATGAGGTCCGATATCTTCGTCAAAAGGTGTTCGGCAATGGCATCTCCTGGTTCTACGCCACGAAACAGCGCCGGGTTGGATTCGAGGTCTTGCCCCAGTCCTCCGACTCCGTCCTCAGCGGCAGAGCCACGTCCCTGTAACCGGGGTCTTCTGAACCGCCCAAACACCCGGGACATGATCCGAGAGGCATGGCGCCCAACAAATCTCCTGGCCCGCCGCAGGTGCTGTAGCAGCCTAGCGGCGTAGGACGCTCGTGCACGTGGCTGTGTCTCGGAAGCCGCACGCGTGGCTCTGGACTTCCTAGTGCCTAGACCCAGCCGCCTGCGAATCCTCGCAAAAAGCGAAGGACGCTGGCTCGGCTCAGTGGCCAGGGCATCGTCGATGCGCGAATACTCAATTAATGAGGTCCCGGCTTCAATGTCGTCCTCCAGTGGTGTCGCCGAACGTGCAGTCACATGTTGGCTTCTGGAGGTCAGCTCGGAACCCGGTAGTTGACTGAGATGCAAGTTGACATTTCTGTCAACTTGCATGCTCATGCCTTGGTGCAGCCCAAAGACAGCGCCCACCGCAGCTAGCCACACGAGTCTTGATGCCACTTTGGTGTGGCGGTGAAGAAACATCATTTTAACAGTAGACTACAGTCAGGCATCCAATCAGGCGTACCGCTACAACAGACTCGATCAGCCGGTGTTACACAAAGTGAATGGGCATTGGCGTCACCGGGGGCGAAGGCGTTGTGTCGTCTGTCTAGGCGTCGCAGAGCTGACTGGCCGCAACAACTGCTAGCTGTTTTTGCTCCCGACAATTTGCGGCCTGATGTTGATCAGCTGTAGGGCCCCCACTACACCTTGCTGtgtcgcggcctccggcaCACTGCGTTCAAATGTGGCGCATCCAGACCTTGTATTTGTCGTTTATGCAAATCGACCGGTATTCAAAGGCCACCAGACAGTTGCGCGGTGacccgcggagaagcgcgtgcgtgggctgcagcgcagactcTGTCCTGCGACAGGGTAGCCGCACCAAAAATCTGGAAGGCGTCCCTGTGCCGCAACGACACCATGTTCGACGCTGGTCCAACAGACGGCGCCTGACCAACGAATTTCTACCTATTTTTTGTGGGGTCAGGAATCCCGCGTCGGACAGCGGGCTGAGTTGCGACACCATTTTGGCACGACCGTGTAACTCCTCGGCTTCTGTTGCGAACCGCTGAACTTACCAAcacgtcgcctcgcctcccaaAGAGGCACGGCATTCTCGCGAACGTTGCGTGTGACCTAgcctgccgcctgcaggccaGACTCGCCTTGAATCTGAGGGTTTTTAGCACAACCGACCTCTCGCCCTGTGCTGTTGACGGCTCTGCTCTTGAGTTTGGTTCCAGACTGAAAGTGCATTCTTTCCACGCGTTGCGCTAGCGAGCGGCCACGGCACTGCCCGCGCGTTGCACAGCCCATCCGCACCGGGCACGACGACGTCAATGCAGAAATTTGGCTTTGTCGGTTGGTAGTCTACGATGTGCATAGTGAACAGGGCTGCTCATGCGGTACCGTCTGAgtctgcgctgcctcgcgaggcgacaggTAGTGACAGCGCATATTGCACATCCGTCCCGCCGTCCCGCGGGATCTGGCCTCGCCACTAGAAACCACGAAGAACCGGCTTTCACGTGACAAGGCACTACGACATGGCAGGTGGCAGGAGCATTTAGCGTGCGTGTCTACACCCTGAGGTGATAATCCTTGAGGTGTCGGCTGCCCCCTCACCGGTTCAGACCTTTCTGTATATGCAGCCATTTCTGTATAGAGTAGACCGGCATGATTGGCCGGCGCCCACTAACTCGAGATTCGGAGAACACGGCACACGGTGTGCCGACTCACTGTCTTGCACACCCGTTTTTGTCATCACCGCAGTTGTTGGTGGCGTTTATCGTCCACCGATGCAACCGCGTGCACATGTGTCAGAAGCACGCGAAACCAACAATCGCTTACGCACAACGCAGTGGATGAAGTCTCGTTTGCTAAATAAGCAGCTCGCCGTCATCGGGTGGAAGACACCACGATCGTGCATATCGCCGGAACTGGTCACGGGCATCTCGCCGGGTGTCAGGTACTCAGCGACGGAGACTGCTTTGGTAAATGAATAAAAGAGATTCCGAGGGCGCACACTGTGCGCGAGAGGCTCCAGGTCACCAGTTTGAATAGATCCACCGCGTGTGGTGTAGCGCCTTAACGCCCGACAGTGTTTCGTCGCGTATTTGAATTGCAGTAGCAGCCACATTCCCCCTGTCCGGCTTTCAAGGCTGGGAATCGCTAGCACCTCCAATATCACCAGCGGTACCTGCGGCAGTCGTTGGAGCATCTGAGTCGTCTCCTGACGTGTCGCCAAGAGGttccgaggcggcggcgtcttgcgcggacgcggcctgTCCGGCAGCTCCCGCACCATCACCTGAGGGGGGGCCCTCTGCCAACTCCGAGTCTCCTTGACTGCTGTACTGCAGCGGTGACTGCTGTATTTCTTCTACAAGTTGGGCCATCTCGGGACTGGTCAGCGCCTGCATGGGACTCACCCGTTTGGAGCGCGAATGGTGGATGAAGCCGCGGATCAGGCGTACAACGtacgagggcggcgcaacGCCCCGAAACGGCGGTTCCTGTTCTCCTTCGGTGGGTAGGACGTTAATAACCGATATATCCCACAGCTCGAGTAAAACTGACCCGAGGCTCGTGACATCAGTCTCCATGGTCGCGGATGGGCATCTTTTAGCCGCGCGAGTcttcccgctcgcctccttcatGCAACTGAAATCGGCGAGAAACAGACGCCCATCCCTCATCACCAAAAAATTTTGTGCTTGGACATTGCCGTGCACGACTCCTTGACTTTGGAGGTTGGCCACCAGCCGTATTAGTTGATGCGTCAGTTGCAGGCGGGCAGATAAAGCGAAATCGCCATACCGGAAGAAAAGGCGATACAGCGCTTGAGCGACCCTCCCTCATCACATCCTCTTGTGATATCTCAAAAGGTTCCCTGCGTGCCACTGGTGCTTTatcggcgagcgcctcttccGTGTTTACTTGGAAGTCGGGAACACCCTCGCGAAATCTCCACAGCAGACAGGCGTCCAAATAAGTGTGTAGAATTGCACTATTCGACTGCATAAAAGTCACTCGAGATTGTGTTTTTACTCTCACACACGGGTTCCTATTTTCGTATCAGCGGGAGAACACTGCTAGTCAGAAGCGAGTATGACCTGTAGCATCATTCGTTGTGTGGCCGTTGTAAATAGACATATTTGTGTGTCGTGTGAAACGATACGAACGCGCGAGTGTGTGTGTTGCTAAAGGAGTAACTGCACGAGCGCATTGGCAAAAAATGGACACGCAAAGCGACGCACAGTTGCCTTCTCCATGGATGAGGTATTCTCCATACGCGAGTAACGGTTTTCTGGTTCTGAGTTCGTTGTGAGTCCGTCccttcgccgacgccgaaACAAGGCCTCTCAGCTTTTCAAAAAGAAGGTATCTTCCCCTTGCTCAAGGTGCTTCTCGGAGAGCGATCTAAATACCACGAAGCGCCAAATCGTTTAACCCTGATTCAACTGGTCGCTTGTTTCGGCGTCAGGCAAacaggcgtctcctcctctcgacGGTCTGTGGCGCTCGCTCCTTTTCTCACCagttctctctgcctcgatTCATTTGCTTGAAGGAGCTGTttctgctgcggcttcggGCTTCTGGCCCTGGCGCATGGCTTTGAAGATCGAGACTCTTTTTGGCGGggctgtctctccttcctcagCCTCCCCCACACTCaggcccccgcgccgcttcgggctgtcttctctctgagggtctccgcgcgcctggaggctctccgcgcgctcaACGACGCGCTCCGCCACTGCGGGCGACCAGGACGAGACGCGAGTAGGCGGGCACTCGGCGTCACGTTTGTCTTTAtccggaggagacagagcggaggcagaggcagaggggggcagcgacgccgccgatgCGGACGAActtgtctcgcgcgcctcagtCACCGGGCTGCCTCCATCATcgcagctcgcctcgctggcctgctgagctgcaggcgaggacaGCACCCGTCCAACCGGCTCCGCGGCTCGATCGTCGGGCGCGTCGGAGGCCTCATTGGCCTGCGCGCCATCCGCTTGACAGTGTGCACGTggacccgccgccgcaccatGGTCAGattcgcctcgcaggcgaccCCCGGAAGCCTGAGGCTGACATCGAGAGGCAGAACTGGATTGCGGCgtgtcttcgctctcctcctcgctcgtgTAATCCTCAAAGATTTCCACGAATCCGTCTTTCGTGAAGTGCGCCTGACCCTTTTTGCTGGCTTGCGAGTTCGCGCCGTTGTCTGCTGCCCCGTCGATGGGCGGACGTACACCAGCAGCCCCGGCGGCCGACACCCCCGCGTCACGTCtgtcgttttcctcttctcctaggcgcagctgcgcgcgcagctgttGCACTTTCCTTTCCACGAGCTCCTTCTGCTCTCTCAACAGCGACTCTCGCCGATGAAGCAGGCCCagtgcgccgcagccgctgttGTCCTCCGCACTTTCGCCTTCCCCGTTAGTTGAGGgtgcggcggacgcggaagacacaCAAGCGGACTGTGACGTAGAGGAGCCGCACGCAGTCTTGCCTGCGCGGAACGTCGCGAGATAGTCGCCACCcagatgcagcagcggcagagaagaagaaggaagcagGAAGCCAGGCAACAGGGCCTCCGACGTGAGAGGAATGAACACGCGAGGACAGGGCGACGCACCGACGAAAGAGGTGGCGCAGTCGGAAGACGctgaagcagaagacgaagaagatgaTTTGACGCTTTCAGAGTGAAAACAAGGATCTAGGTAGTGGGAAAGGAGAGATGAGGCCGcctgagaagagagaaagttGCAAACCTCGATTCACAAAAACAGGTCAATGCGGGCTCCAATCGAGACGTAGAGTGTGCGGTGTACTCATGCCCTCGCACGCGTGATTCCAAAGACACATATGAAGATGCCTTCAGAATAATTCTGGCGCGAAAACATTGTCAGAGGCTGATGAGCTTTTCTCTacccggcgcctcgcccgccgatCGCTATCTCCGGCCTATC is drawn from Besnoitia besnoiti strain Bb-Ger1 chromosome VI, whole genome shotgun sequence and contains these coding sequences:
- a CDS encoding hypothetical protein (encoded by transcript BESB_065440), yielding MMFLHRHTKVASRLVWLAAVGAVFGLHQGMSMQVDRNVNLHLSQLPGSELTSRSQHVTARSATPLEDDIEAGTSLIEYSRIDDALATEPSQRPSLFARIRRRLGLGTRKSRATRAASETQPRARASYAARLLQHLRRARRFVGRHASRIMSRVFGRFRRPRLQGRGSAAEDGVGGLGQDLESNPALFRGVEPGDAIAEHLLTKISDLIQDDERAVQAYNSLDNLLGETLWPQDTVAEVVSVLTRATRRLRRGPVFGVGGFGVVFAASDVDTGEAFAVKAPVARSPPFEISQKDVMREGRSSEMFSTIKDPREAQDRLRFLVASDVMEFPNRNTFTVALQGSRALLGNAFMLMPRANTDLKKVIDALCRLFGRNGDFAYSARLQLTHQLIRLVANLQSQGVVHGDVRQQNILLMRDGRLFLADFGCMKEGSGKTRAAEGCPHATMETDVTSLGSILLQLWCISDDYVLSYEEGGEPKRTPWGVVPPSHVVRLIRGFIHHSRSKRVSPMQALTSPAMAQLVEEIQRSLLQYSSQGDSESTGAPHLR
- a CDS encoding hypothetical protein (encoded by transcript BESB_065450), which produces MRDGRLFLADFSCMKEASGKTRAAKRCPSATMETDVTSLGSVLLELWDISVINVLPTEGEQEPPFRGVAPPSYVVRLIRGFIHHSRSKRVSPMQALTSPEMAQLVEEIQQSPLQYSSQGDSELAEGPPSGDGAGAAGQAASAQDAAASEPLGDTSGDDSDAPTTAAGTAGDIGGASDSQP
- a CDS encoding hypothetical protein (encoded by transcript BESB_065460); amino-acid sequence: MASSPAGTMGGAMRHLLRALQQHEAALEELHMQVEQNEAASSLLSHYLDPCFHSESVKSSSSSSASASSDCATSFVGASPCPRVFIPLTSEALLPGFLLPSSSLPLLHLGGDYLATFRAGKTACGSSTSQSACVSSASAAPSTNGEGESAEDNSGCGALGLLHRRESLLREQKELVERKVQQLRAQLRLGEEENDRRDAGVSAAGAAGVRPPIDGAADNGANSQASKKGQAHFTKDGFVEIFEDYTSEEESEDTPQSSSASRCQPQASGGRLRGESDHGAAAGPRAHCQADGAQANEASDAPDDRAAEPVGRVLSSPAAQQASEASCDDGGSPVTEARETSSSASAASLPPSASASALSPPDKDKRDAECPPTRVSSWSPAVAERVVERAESLQARGDPQREDSPKRRGGLSVGEAEEGETAPPKRVSIFKAMRQGQKPEAAAETAPSSK